One part of the Nostoc sp. PCC 7120 = FACHB-418 genome encodes these proteins:
- a CDS encoding glycosyltransferase: MKNKYIFYSRIISQKPDTAHEIHDVLCANGAANLGYASVLVYPETKRGSGNTLDLLYPFQPKQPDQSFVDFYDVQDKLKVASLPMPWPIDCVGGKFTASSTVVTRYYLPFHLLKYTKIVHTRDWNFVQAAIKNCIPTIYERHYFQKEKVPKAIAESPFLQVAVTQSEIIRQSLIEQGFPPEKVVWVHNGFDQSFLLRQSEQATAWRKELLKDELQSLVVYSGALYPFKGIDVLIDAAKELPQVQFAITGGKTEQVTAYQQLAKDKQVENVKFLGWILPRQRLVSLFQAADILVHPHCSGKSANFTNPVKFFQYMASGTPIVITEIPPLMPFKDMPLAAVWCEPDNPYQLAKALKQALEIYPRKIEGYTNNVELAKPFSWENRAEKILSYVDESFRPQLIT; this comes from the coding sequence ATGAAAAATAAATATATTTTCTATAGCAGAATCATTTCCCAGAAACCAGATACAGCTCACGAAATTCATGACGTTCTTTGTGCTAACGGCGCAGCTAATTTAGGATATGCCTCTGTTTTAGTATATCCAGAAACTAAACGAGGTTCTGGGAATACATTAGATTTACTTTACCCTTTCCAACCGAAACAGCCAGATCAGAGTTTTGTAGATTTTTACGATGTGCAAGATAAGCTAAAAGTGGCATCTTTACCAATGCCCTGGCCGATTGATTGTGTAGGGGGTAAGTTTACAGCATCTAGTACAGTTGTAACCCGATATTATCTACCATTCCATCTCCTAAAATATACAAAAATTGTTCACACTAGAGACTGGAATTTTGTCCAAGCAGCAATCAAAAACTGCATTCCTACTATCTACGAACGCCACTATTTTCAAAAGGAAAAAGTTCCCAAAGCCATTGCTGAAAGTCCATTTCTACAAGTTGCTGTCACCCAATCAGAAATTATAAGACAAAGTTTGATTGAACAGGGATTTCCCCCAGAAAAAGTTGTTTGGGTACATAACGGATTTGATCAATCATTTTTATTACGACAATCGGAACAAGCTACAGCATGGCGCAAAGAATTACTCAAAGATGAACTTCAGTCGCTAGTAGTTTATTCTGGTGCTTTATACCCCTTTAAGGGCATTGATGTTTTAATTGATGCAGCCAAAGAATTACCACAAGTTCAGTTTGCCATTACAGGGGGTAAGACAGAACAAGTAACAGCTTATCAACAATTGGCTAAAGATAAACAAGTAGAAAATGTCAAGTTTCTAGGTTGGATATTGCCACGCCAACGCTTAGTCAGCCTATTTCAAGCTGCTGATATTTTGGTTCATCCCCACTGCTCTGGCAAGTCTGCTAATTTCACTAATCCTGTGAAATTCTTCCAATATATGGCTTCTGGAACTCCCATAGTGATTACAGAAATTCCTCCGTTAATGCCTTTTAAAGATATGCCTTTAGCTGCTGTATGGTGTGAACCGGATAATCCTTACCAACTGGCTAAAGCACTGAAGCAAGCATTAGAAATTTATCCGAGAAAAATAGAAGGTTACACAAATAATGTTGAATTGGCGAAGCCATTTTCTTGGGAAAATAGAGCCGAAAAAATTCTCAGTTACGTTGATGAATCTTTCCGTCCACAACTCATAACTTAA
- a CDS encoding glycosyltransferase family 10 domain-containing protein → MDIQKIGMITSYRNLAKRADWLWQQTPQQFGIWQNIQIQALSGKPDFLLMYQFDFPKDNQQTSLIDKLRQKLQNPQVNVESLLRDVPKEKIIYLLREPPLDEIVEKNKRYYQEAKKYCGYISGPDDFAPKPDYMPAIWYHNNSFRELNEMPVPEKVFPCSWITSGISRTVNHRRRLKFVELIQASEVKCDVYGRDLPIWAKSLGELGNKWYGMAPYYYNLSIENYADNDWYVSEKLWDALLAWCLPIYYGGPAADKLLPPGSFLRLPSLDEKGIAYIQEVTATPDAWYAAKDAIAEARQLILHKLNLLNWLSEFVTQFS, encoded by the coding sequence ATGGATATACAGAAAATTGGCATGATTACCAGCTACCGCAATCTGGCAAAAAGAGCAGATTGGTTGTGGCAACAAACACCCCAACAATTTGGTATTTGGCAAAATATTCAGATACAAGCACTGTCAGGAAAACCAGATTTTCTGTTAATGTATCAATTTGATTTTCCTAAAGATAATCAGCAAACATCTTTGATAGATAAGCTAAGGCAAAAACTACAAAATCCACAAGTCAATGTTGAATCCCTACTCAGAGATGTTCCCAAAGAAAAAATTATTTATCTATTACGTGAACCTCCCCTAGATGAGATTGTAGAGAAAAATAAACGCTATTATCAAGAAGCAAAAAAGTATTGCGGTTATATTTCTGGCCCTGATGATTTTGCCCCTAAGCCTGATTATATGCCGGCAATTTGGTATCACAACAACTCATTTCGGGAACTAAATGAAATGCCTGTTCCCGAAAAAGTCTTTCCTTGCAGTTGGATAACTTCTGGTATTAGCCGGACTGTTAACCATCGTCGCCGATTAAAATTTGTGGAATTAATACAAGCTAGCGAAGTTAAGTGTGATGTATATGGACGCGACTTACCTATATGGGCAAAATCATTAGGAGAACTGGGTAACAAGTGGTATGGAATGGCTCCATATTATTACAACTTATCAATTGAAAATTATGCCGACAATGATTGGTATGTGAGTGAAAAATTATGGGATGCTCTGTTGGCGTGGTGTTTGCCGATTTATTATGGTGGGCCAGCCGCAGATAAGCTATTACCCCCAGGCAGTTTTTTACGTTTACCCAGTTTGGATGAAAAAGGTATTGCTTACATTCAAGAAGTGACGGCTACCCCTGATGCTTGGTATGCTGCCAAGGATGCGATCGCCGAAGCTAGACAACTTATCTTACACAAGTTAAATTTACTCAACTGGTTGTCAGAATTCGTTACTCAATTTTCCTAG
- a CDS encoding Npun_R2821/Npun_R2822 family protein has translation MDGICTLANDRVYDQLIALLNSIEAIYGTQMPVCIYPYDDETTEIAAEIARRPNVQLYDHQDSIKQWDEFVCRVWDTHPTAKAHWQKISEEKYFRVGTHRRFCAFDGPFDRFVYMDADTLLMSPLDAIFQQLNHYDWVVHDFQYKDLSHVYNVNSPKLKELFTKEKLQTEIFCSGFYAAKKDLFTAKNRETIINKLGQGEAEVLYDMAPDQTVLNYMVMRLGISNYNFARSLSHQEKTGCCVTSPHFEVRDNILYDKGNRLTYIHYIGLRSALFRQVCAGENIDFPYRDVFLYYRYLHEPNQCPQFTTKPKVIETYPSLGKRILKKLGLTV, from the coding sequence ATGGATGGTATTTGTACCCTTGCAAATGATCGAGTTTACGACCAGTTAATTGCTCTACTTAATAGTATTGAAGCAATTTACGGGACGCAAATGCCTGTTTGCATTTATCCCTATGACGACGAGACAACAGAAATTGCTGCGGAAATTGCCCGTCGTCCTAATGTACAGCTTTATGATCATCAAGATTCAATCAAGCAATGGGATGAATTTGTTTGTCGTGTTTGGGATACTCATCCTACAGCTAAAGCACATTGGCAGAAAATTAGTGAGGAAAAATATTTTCGAGTTGGTACTCATCGCCGTTTCTGTGCCTTTGATGGGCCTTTTGATCGCTTTGTCTATATGGATGCAGACACATTATTAATGAGTCCCTTAGATGCGATTTTTCAGCAATTAAATCACTATGATTGGGTAGTTCATGACTTCCAATATAAGGATTTATCTCATGTTTATAATGTTAATTCTCCCAAATTAAAAGAGTTATTTACCAAAGAAAAATTACAAACAGAGATATTTTGTTCGGGATTTTACGCTGCTAAAAAAGATTTATTCACTGCTAAAAATCGAGAAACTATTATAAATAAACTGGGTCAGGGAGAGGCTGAGGTTCTTTATGATATGGCTCCTGACCAAACTGTACTTAATTATATGGTTATGCGGTTAGGCATTTCTAATTATAATTTCGCTCGCAGTTTATCCCATCAAGAAAAAACTGGTTGTTGTGTAACTTCTCCCCATTTTGAAGTGCGAGATAACATTTTATATGACAAAGGTAATCGACTCACATATATTCATTATATTGGGCTAAGATCAGCTTTATTTAGACAAGTTTGTGCTGGAGAAAATATTGACTTTCCTTATCGGGATGTGTTTTTGTATTACCGCTATCTGCATGAACCAAACCAATGCCCACAGTTCACAACAAAGCCAAAAGTTATCGAGACTTATCCGAGTCTAGGTAAAAGAATTTTAAAAAAATTAGGTTTAACAGTATGA
- a CDS encoding Npun_R2821/Npun_R2822 family protein, producing the protein MSRGIYIIANDKVIDQAIALLNSIRLHDADTPVVMIPYDDNYHKIADILKLNYGVQLYDDLAFIDQLSQRLHETFGGRFFARPNQFRKQACWFGPFDEFLYIDTDIVVFEKIIDNLNYLAEADFICCDYQHSGGIKNVFTSKVLEDKVFTEAEVKDIFNGGFWGSKKNLISADDLFATFSECAAHPEYFDFSEKTSDQPIINYMLLKRIQRRFNIVRREGKAPGNWAGSSHFQTQGNLVFDPHINQPLQYLHWAGIRIQPGCPYWEIWEHYRNLNPHLPALTIPIPAKQSQWEKTLNRIKTQLRQLTK; encoded by the coding sequence ATGAGTCGGGGAATATATATTATAGCCAATGATAAAGTTATTGATCAGGCGATCGCACTACTAAATAGTATCCGATTACATGACGCAGATACGCCAGTTGTGATGATTCCCTATGATGATAATTATCACAAGATAGCAGACATCCTTAAGCTAAACTATGGAGTTCAACTTTATGATGATTTAGCTTTTATAGACCAACTTTCTCAAAGATTACACGAAACTTTCGGTGGGCGCTTTTTTGCCCGTCCCAATCAATTTCGTAAGCAAGCCTGTTGGTTTGGACCTTTCGACGAATTTTTATATATTGATACTGATATTGTTGTCTTTGAAAAAATCATTGATAATCTCAACTACCTTGCAGAAGCAGATTTTATTTGCTGCGATTATCAACATTCTGGCGGTATAAAAAACGTTTTTACTTCTAAAGTTCTAGAGGATAAAGTTTTTACTGAGGCAGAAGTTAAAGATATATTTAATGGCGGTTTTTGGGGTTCTAAGAAAAACTTAATCTCGGCAGATGATTTATTTGCCACTTTTAGCGAGTGTGCAGCACATCCCGAATATTTTGACTTTTCAGAAAAGACTTCTGATCAACCAATCATTAATTATATGTTGCTCAAGCGCATTCAGCGCCGCTTCAATATTGTGCGCCGGGAAGGTAAAGCACCAGGTAATTGGGCTGGTTCTTCTCATTTCCAAACTCAGGGTAACTTAGTATTTGATCCTCATATTAATCAACCCCTGCAATATCTGCATTGGGCTGGTATTCGCATTCAACCAGGCTGTCCCTATTGGGAAATATGGGAACATTATCGAAATCTGAATCCCCATTTACCTGCATTAACAATACCTATACCAGCAAAACAAAGCCAGTGGGAAAAAACCTTAAACCGCATCAAAACTCAATTACGACAGCTTACAAAGTAG
- a CDS encoding ABC1 kinase family protein, whose translation MGQYQPGQLKRYNPDAIARYYRFRPWLAWGRLFKITWSFAMFVLGLKWDEWQNQVEQNKGKRATQLRELLTRLGPTFIKVGQALSTRPDLIRKDFLEELIKLQDQLPAFDNAIAYHIIESELDRPISDIYSELSPTPVAAASLGQVYRGRLLSGEEVAVKVQRPHLRPTLTLDLYLMRWTASWLAPWLPLNLGHDLTLIVDEFGTKLFEEIDYLNEGRNAEKFAHNFRNDTQVKVPSIYWRFTSSRVLTLEWINGFKLTDTDSIRKAGLDPEAIISIGVTSGLQQLLEYGFFHADPHPGNLFAMPDGRMAYIDFGMMDQLEENSKERLVDALVHLVNKDYSDLALDFVNLGFLTADTNIAPIIPALETVLGNAIGKNVSDFNFKTITDQFSELMYEYPFRVPAKFALIIRSLVTQEGIALSLNRNFKIVDVGYPYVARRLLTGESPELRRRLLNVLFKDGRFQWQRLENLIAIARSDNNFDVLPTARMGLQFLLSDEGQFLRRQLVLALTEDDRLHTEEVQRLWSLVKDDLQPNRIFNVAIGLLTDLSREGVAAILPQATSFGFFDESQAKN comes from the coding sequence GTGGGTCAGTATCAACCTGGTCAGCTAAAGCGCTACAATCCCGATGCGATTGCTCGTTACTATCGTTTTCGTCCCTGGCTAGCATGGGGACGGCTATTCAAAATAACTTGGTCTTTTGCCATGTTTGTTTTGGGTTTGAAGTGGGATGAATGGCAAAATCAAGTAGAGCAGAACAAGGGAAAACGAGCTACCCAGTTGCGAGAACTACTTACCCGTTTGGGCCCTACATTTATTAAGGTCGGTCAGGCTCTCTCCACTAGACCAGACCTAATACGTAAGGACTTCCTAGAAGAACTCATCAAGCTGCAAGACCAATTGCCAGCTTTTGATAATGCGATCGCTTATCACATTATTGAATCAGAGTTGGATAGACCCATATCAGATATATATAGTGAGCTTTCCCCAACTCCAGTTGCAGCAGCTAGTTTAGGTCAAGTCTACCGAGGACGCTTACTTAGTGGTGAGGAAGTGGCGGTGAAGGTGCAACGCCCTCATCTGCGCCCCACTCTCACTCTTGATCTTTATCTCATGCGTTGGACTGCTAGTTGGTTAGCACCTTGGCTACCACTCAATCTTGGTCATGATTTAACTTTGATTGTGGATGAGTTCGGCACTAAGTTATTTGAGGAGATTGACTACCTCAATGAAGGTCGTAACGCGGAAAAATTTGCTCACAACTTCCGCAATGATACCCAAGTAAAAGTCCCAAGTATTTATTGGCGTTTTACCAGTAGTCGGGTTCTAACTCTAGAGTGGATTAACGGCTTTAAGCTCACAGATACTGACAGTATTCGCAAAGCTGGTTTAGACCCAGAAGCGATTATCAGTATTGGTGTCACCTCAGGCTTGCAGCAGTTGTTGGAATATGGCTTTTTCCACGCCGATCCTCATCCAGGTAATTTGTTTGCCATGCCTGACGGTCGTATGGCTTACATCGACTTTGGCATGATGGATCAGTTGGAAGAAAACAGTAAAGAACGTTTGGTAGATGCACTAGTGCATCTAGTCAACAAAGACTATAGTGATTTAGCCTTAGATTTTGTTAATTTAGGCTTTCTGACTGCCGATACCAATATTGCCCCCATTATTCCGGCATTGGAAACAGTGCTAGGAAATGCCATTGGTAAAAATGTCAGCGATTTTAACTTTAAAACCATCACAGATCAGTTCTCGGAACTGATGTATGAGTATCCATTTCGAGTCCCGGCGAAGTTTGCCTTAATTATTCGTTCTCTGGTGACACAAGAAGGGATTGCACTGAGTCTCAATCGCAATTTTAAAATTGTGGATGTGGGTTATCCTTACGTAGCCAGACGGTTACTAACTGGAGAATCACCGGAATTGAGAAGGCGGTTGCTGAATGTGCTGTTCAAAGATGGTAGATTTCAGTGGCAACGCTTGGAAAATTTGATTGCGATCGCTCGCAGTGATAACAATTTTGATGTATTACCCACAGCCAGAATGGGTTTGCAATTTCTCTTGTCTGATGAAGGTCAATTTCTCCGCCGCCAGTTGGTGCTAGCGCTTACAGAAGATGATCGCTTGCACACAGAAGAAGTTCAACGCTTGTGGTCTTTGGTGAAAGATGACCTCCAACCAAATCGCATATTCAATGTGGCGATCGGTTTGCTGACAGATTTATCTAGGGAAGGGGTTGCCGCTATTTTACCTCAAGCAACATCTTTTGGATTTTTTGATGAATCCCAGGCAAAAAATTAA
- a CDS encoding M1 family metallopeptidase: protein MPHSYSFDQDSNAHKSFELPGARPHYNPDRPGQVEHIFLDLNLDIPQQSYEGSCSIRLLPIRNGIDRLTLDAVNLQIRSVQVDEVGQDFDYDGEQLVIQLSQPTEIGKRILIAIAYAVEKPQRGIYFIQPDSHYPNKTVQVWTQGEDEDSRFWFPCFDYPGQLSTSEIRVRVPKSLMAISNGELIDTQEDGKHKIYHWSQQQIHPTYLMTLAVADFAEIRDEWRGKPVTYYVEKGREADAKRSMGKTPRMIEFLSEKYGYAYAFPKYAQVCVSDFIFGGMENTSTTLLTDRCLLDERAALDNRNTESLVVHELAHQWFGDLLVIKHWSHAWIKEGMASYSEVMWTEQEYSAEEAAYYRLLEARSYLSEDSGRYRRPMVTHVYREAIELYDRHTYEKGSCVYHMIRAELGEDLFWQAIQTFVRDNAHKTVETIDLLRAIEKATGRNLAFLFDQYVYRGGHPDFKVAYSWDGEAKLAKVTVTQTQVPADKDKDVFDLRIPIGFGYNQTEAAAKLQTFTVRVHEREQSFYFPLTEKPDFISFDVGNHWLKTVSLEYPIPELKAQLASDPDPISRIYAAAALAKKGGLEATKALAASLKNEPFWGVRVEVAKQLAEIKLDQAFDGLVEGLADKNAYVRRAVVQALAKIKTLASYKAVKGVVKDGDASYYVESAACLALGAIAAINFDDKSKEEKAIKLLQSVLEERAGWNEVVRSGAIGGLAELKTSEAALDLILEYTKLGVPQPLRLAAIRALGKISPGQSPVNLERIIARLGELSKENFFLTLMAVVAALGQMETPKAMGVLRSLADQTADGRVRRFAEEELANVQKNIGTDNALRKLREEFDQLKQQNQELKSRLENLEAKSQTVKQ, encoded by the coding sequence ATGCCACACTCTTATTCTTTTGACCAAGATAGTAACGCACATAAATCATTTGAACTACCCGGAGCTAGGCCACACTATAACCCCGATCGCCCCGGCCAAGTAGAGCATATTTTTCTCGATTTGAACTTAGATATTCCTCAGCAAAGTTACGAAGGTAGTTGCAGTATTCGTTTATTGCCTATCCGCAACGGTATAGATCGCTTAACTTTGGATGCGGTTAACTTGCAAATTCGATCTGTGCAGGTGGATGAGGTAGGGCAGGACTTTGATTATGATGGCGAACAGTTGGTAATTCAACTATCCCAACCCACCGAGATTGGCAAGCGGATATTAATTGCGATCGCCTATGCTGTGGAAAAGCCCCAGCGCGGTATCTACTTTATTCAACCAGATTCACACTACCCTAATAAAACCGTTCAAGTTTGGACTCAAGGCGAAGATGAAGACTCGCGCTTCTGGTTCCCCTGTTTCGACTACCCAGGACAACTTTCTACTTCAGAAATTCGGGTGCGAGTTCCTAAATCTCTCATGGCGATTTCTAACGGTGAACTGATTGACACTCAAGAAGATGGCAAACATAAAATCTATCACTGGTCACAACAACAGATTCATCCTACTTACTTGATGACCCTCGCCGTTGCCGATTTTGCAGAAATTCGGGATGAATGGCGCGGTAAACCAGTCACCTACTATGTAGAAAAAGGACGAGAGGCGGATGCTAAACGTAGCATGGGCAAAACTCCGAGGATGATTGAGTTTTTGAGTGAAAAGTATGGTTACGCCTATGCTTTTCCCAAATATGCCCAAGTCTGTGTCAGCGACTTTATCTTTGGGGGTATGGAAAATACTTCTACTACCTTATTAACTGACAGATGTTTGCTAGACGAACGCGCCGCCTTAGATAACCGCAACACTGAAAGTTTGGTGGTTCACGAACTAGCCCACCAATGGTTTGGTGATTTGCTAGTTATTAAACATTGGTCTCATGCTTGGATTAAGGAAGGTATGGCTTCCTACTCTGAGGTGATGTGGACTGAACAGGAATATAGCGCCGAAGAAGCCGCATATTACCGTTTATTAGAAGCGCGGAGTTATTTGAGTGAAGATAGCGGACGCTACCGCCGACCGATGGTAACCCACGTTTACCGAGAAGCCATTGAACTCTATGACCGCCACACCTACGAAAAAGGATCTTGTGTTTATCACATGATTCGGGCGGAATTGGGAGAGGACTTATTTTGGCAGGCAATACAAACCTTTGTCCGGGATAATGCCCACAAAACTGTAGAAACAATAGATTTACTCCGGGCAATTGAAAAGGCTACCGGACGCAATCTCGCTTTCCTGTTTGACCAATACGTTTATCGCGGTGGTCATCCTGATTTTAAAGTTGCTTATTCTTGGGACGGGGAAGCGAAGTTAGCCAAGGTAACAGTCACCCAAACTCAAGTACCCGCAGATAAGGATAAAGATGTATTTGACCTGAGAATCCCCATTGGTTTTGGCTATAACCAAACAGAAGCAGCAGCAAAACTGCAAACTTTCACCGTGCGGGTACATGAACGGGAACAAAGTTTTTATTTCCCACTCACAGAGAAGCCAGACTTTATCAGCTTTGATGTGGGTAATCATTGGCTGAAAACTGTGTCTTTAGAATATCCCATCCCAGAGTTAAAAGCACAGTTAGCATCTGACCCAGATCCAATTTCGCGTATATATGCGGCGGCAGCTTTGGCGAAAAAAGGCGGATTAGAAGCTACTAAAGCCTTAGCAGCATCTCTGAAAAATGAACCATTCTGGGGTGTGCGGGTGGAAGTGGCGAAACAGTTGGCAGAAATTAAGCTAGACCAAGCTTTTGATGGATTAGTTGAGGGTTTAGCAGATAAAAATGCTTATGTACGGCGGGCTGTGGTGCAAGCACTAGCAAAAATTAAAACCCTCGCTAGTTATAAGGCTGTCAAAGGTGTAGTCAAAGATGGTGATGCTAGTTACTACGTAGAGTCGGCAGCTTGTTTGGCCTTAGGAGCGATCGCCGCCATTAATTTCGATGACAAATCCAAAGAAGAAAAAGCGATCAAGCTCCTGCAATCAGTTTTAGAAGAAAGGGCTGGGTGGAATGAAGTAGTTCGCAGTGGGGCGATCGGTGGTTTAGCTGAACTCAAAACCTCGGAAGCAGCGTTAGATTTGATACTTGAGTATACAAAACTCGGTGTACCCCAACCATTACGCTTGGCAGCAATTCGGGCATTAGGCAAAATTTCCCCTGGTCAAAGCCCAGTCAATTTAGAACGGATTATTGCCCGGCTAGGCGAACTATCTAAAGAAAACTTCTTTTTAACCCTGATGGCAGTTGTCGCCGCATTAGGGCAAATGGAGACACCAAAGGCAATGGGAGTATTGCGATCGCTCGCAGATCAAACAGCCGATGGGCGTGTGCGCCGTTTCGCCGAAGAAGAACTGGCGAATGTGCAGAAAAACATCGGCACAGACAACGCTTTACGAAAATTACGCGAGGAATTTGACCAACTCAAACAACAAAACCAAGAACTTAAAAGCCGTCTAGAAAATCTAGAAGCTAAATCCCAGACTGTTAAACAGTAA
- a CDS encoding (2Fe-2S) ferredoxin domain-containing protein produces the protein MGVCHSKDVSEFCLEGRFMEFVIKDGYKLKGLLLLTADGECYVKLSKQLRFTFDWRLPTGTLLQVVGEKKYDAKTGKVTLKAEAVMAARTETSSAVKQVPAMENTKPKPEKAKATILVCQKSDCMKRGGKALCQALEATLSDRGLEDQVTIKGTGCMKNCKAGPNLVMPDKTRYTRIQADQVPKLMNKHFADSQQSDHSHQAVISNTNKFEPFTRVSAF, from the coding sequence ATGGGTGTATGCCACAGTAAAGATGTATCAGAGTTTTGCCTTGAAGGCAGATTTATGGAATTTGTTATTAAAGATGGCTATAAGCTTAAAGGTTTATTACTACTAACTGCTGACGGTGAATGTTATGTTAAACTGTCCAAGCAATTAAGGTTTACTTTTGACTGGCGTTTACCTACTGGTACTTTGTTACAAGTGGTTGGTGAAAAAAAGTATGATGCTAAAACTGGCAAAGTTACTCTCAAGGCTGAAGCTGTGATGGCAGCTAGAACAGAGACATCATCGGCAGTTAAACAAGTCCCAGCAATGGAAAACACAAAACCAAAACCAGAGAAGGCTAAAGCTACAATTTTGGTGTGCCAGAAGTCCGACTGCATGAAACGAGGCGGTAAAGCACTTTGTCAAGCACTAGAAGCGACTTTAAGCGATCGCGGTCTAGAAGACCAAGTTACCATTAAAGGTACTGGCTGTATGAAAAACTGCAAAGCTGGGCCTAATTTAGTGATGCCAGATAAAACTCGCTACACCCGTATTCAAGCAGACCAGGTTCCTAAGCTGATGAATAAGCATTTTGCTGACAGTCAGCAATCAGATCATTCCCATCAAGCGGTAATATCAAACACCAATAAATTTGAACCATTTACCAGAGTTTCAGCTTTTTAA
- a CDS encoding Asr1405/Asl0597 family protein translates to MKQFSSEVEEKSVVEVDWADRWQVYQRLQELEIPCWCEANQPLKVELVTPMTVVQLWSVMRQFTSSRQDLIYSLEINWQSRYPYS, encoded by the coding sequence TTGAAACAGTTCAGTTCCGAAGTAGAAGAAAAGTCCGTTGTAGAAGTAGATTGGGCAGATCGTTGGCAGGTATATCAGCGCTTACAGGAATTAGAAATTCCTTGTTGGTGTGAAGCTAACCAGCCACTGAAGGTTGAACTTGTCACCCCTATGACAGTTGTTCAGCTTTGGAGTGTGATGCGACAATTCACATCTTCTCGCCAAGATTTAATTTACTCTCTTGAAATTAATTGGCAAAGCCGTTATCCGTATTCTTAA